The window CCGCTGTTCTGCGGCTGCTCGATGGGCGGCTATCACTCGTCGAATTTCGTCTTCCGGTTTCCGGAACTGGCGAGCGGCGTTATTTCACTGTCGGGCGTCTATTCGACCCGCGACTTCTTCGGCAAGGCGCTGGACGGCAGCCTCTTCTTCAACTCGCCGCTCGACTACCTGCCGGGGATCGTCGACCAGAAGCTGCTCGGGCGGCTGCGGGCGCTGCGGCTGATTTTCTGCTGCGGGCAGGGCGCCTGGGAGGAGCGCATGCTGGTCGAGACGCGCGAGCTCGAACAGATCCTGCGCGACAAGTCGATCCCCGCCTGGGTCGACTATTGGGGCGGCGATGTTAGCCATGACTGGCCGTGGTGGCACAAGCAGCTGGTCTATTTCTTCGGCCGCTGGCTGGATGACGACCTGATGCACAGGCTCGACTGATGGTCACGCCCGACCCGATACGCCGTTTTGTCGAGGCAACCAATGCGGGCGATACGAAAGCCTTTCTCGATGCCTTCACGGACGATGCTTTCCTGAGCGACTGGGGCCGCGATTTCCGTGGCCGCGACGGGGTCGCGCGCTGGAACCAGTCGGACAATATCGGCGTGCAATCCAATCTGCGCATCGTGCGCGTCGCGCAACGCGACGGCGTCTATCATGCCCGTGTCGAGGTGACGGGCAACGGCTTCAACGGCGAGGGCGATATGACGTTCGCCCTCGACGGCGACCGGATAGCGAGCCTCGTCATCAGCTGACTGCCGGCTCAATAAGTCGCGCGTCCGCCGGAAAGGTCGAAGGTTGCGCCGGTGGTGAAGGAGTTCTCGTCCGACAGCATGAAGGCGATCATCGCCGCGGCTTCCTCCACCTCGACGAACCGGCCGCGCGGCACCTTGCCCAGCATATAGGTCACCTGGGCCTCGGTAAGCTGTTCGAGAATGCGGGTGCGCGCGGGCGAGGGCGTCAGCGCGTTGACGGCGATGTCATGGCCGGCGAGTTCCTTGCCGAGCGATTTGGTCAGCGCCAGCACGCCGGCCTTCGCCGCCGAATAGGCGGCTGCGTTGGGATTGCCTTCCTTGCCGGCGACCGAGGCGACATTGACGATGCGGCCGTAATTGCGCGCGACCATGCCGGGCACCAGCCGCTTGCAGCAGTAGAAGACGCCGTTGAGGTCGATGTCGATGATCTGCCGCCAGGCTGCCGGATCATAATCCGCCACGGTCGCGGCAGGCCCGGCAATGCCGGCATTGTTGACGAGAAGATCGACCGGTCCGAGCGCCCGCTCGGTCTCGCCGGCCGCAAGGTCTACCGCCTCGATTTGCGATTGGTCGCAGAGGAAGGCCTCGACGCGCCCGATTGGAGCGAGCTGCGCAAGGGCGCCCTTCATCGCAGGCTCGTCGATATCCCAGATCGCGACACTGGCGCCGGACGACAGCAGGCGGCGGGCCACGGCGAGCCCGATGCCTTGGGCGCCGCCCGTGACCACTGCGACGCGGCCGGAAAGGTGGATGACATTCAAGCGGCGGTCCATGGGCATTTTCTTTGTTCTCCCTTGCCTTGGATATCGCGGATCAGTCCCTGACGTTTCGCGCCACCAGCTTGGCTACGCTTGGCCCAATCAAAAGCACGACGAGGAAACGCGCCGACTGCAACGCCATGACGAAGGAGATGTCGACATTCCGCGCTGCGGCGGAGATGATGGCGACGCTGTCCATGCCGCCCGGGCTGGTTGCCAGATAGGCCGTCAGCGGGTCGACGCCGGCCAGACGGCTGAGAACGAAAGCGAGGCCGCCGCAAAAGACGATCAGCGCCACGATCGAGCCGATGATCTGCGGCAGCGCCCGCGTCGCGTGGCGCAGGATCGGCCGGGTGAAGTTCAGCCCGATCGACCAGCCGACCATGGCGTAGCTGACGGCCAGCAGCCAGGGCGGCAATTGCATCGGCACGCCGAGGCCGAGATGGATCACGGCGCCGAAAATGAAGGTGCCGAGAAAGAAGGGCGACGGCAGCCTGACAAGTTTTCCGGCCAGGCCGCCGAAGAGCGCGATGCTGACGGTTGCGGCGAAAGCCTGAGGGTCGATCGGCGGAAACCAGATGATGGGCGGCACTTCGACGCCGGACGTGTCGACCCACATCTTGGCGACGAGTGCTGCCGTCATCGAGACGAAGATGACGCGCAGATATTGCATGAAGGCGACAAGACGCTGGTCGGCGCCGAAAGCGCCGGCCATCAGCACCATGGCGGTGGCGGCACCGGGCGAGGAGCCCCAGACGGCCGTGGTGCCGGGCAGGATGCGCCAGCGGCTGATCAGGCAGCCGAGCAGGCTCGAGGCCGCGACGGTCGCAATCACCACGGCGAGGAAGAGCGGCCAGTCGGCATAGAAGACGGGGAAGATATCGGCCGAGATCGAGCTCGCGACCAGGCAGCCGACCACGGCCTGGGCGGAGCCGAACAGCAGGCGCGGCACCCGCACCGTCGCACCATTGGTGCCGGCGAGGATCGCCGCCAGCATCGGGCCGATCAGCAGCGCCGCCGGCAGGGCGGCGAGTTCCAGCGCGCCGGCGAAGAGCAGCGAGAACGCCAGCAGCACGAGCCACTGCTGTGGCTGACGCAGGCGCGCCATGCGCTCAACGGGCAGTTGGTCTGGCGACGGTTGTTCCGGCGAGGAGTCCATTTTTCCTAGACCCGGGGTGAAAAATGCGAACCTAGCGCATCGGAAGAAATGGTTGAGCGCGTCAGTGTCGATCAACAGGTCTCACATGTTGGTATCGAATAGTCGGCCGATCTCGTCATCGCCCATCCGGTCGAAATCGTCGGGGACAGAAAACTGTCCGGCCATAAAACCAATCCGCTGTATCTGCGTCGAGGCAGGCTGCTCGATCGATACGACCTTGACCAACGGTTTGCCTGCCTTGGCTATGATAAACGGCTCACCCTTGGCGGCCTGGTCAACAAGGTGCGATAAATGAATCTTCGCGTCGTGAATATCTACGATCCGCACCAAAGTTACTCCTGCCCGACTGAACTCACAGTCCGGATAAACCGTCGATTAGAATCAGCCGGCCTGCGTCTCAGGAAGGCCAAAGCCGCCGACCGGATGGGTCTCGATCTGGAATTCGAAACCGGCGATGAAGGGGCGCGCCTTGGCGATCGCCGCCTGGACCTCGGGCAGTTGCAGCGACGCCTTATGGCTTGCCTGGTCGGTCCAGACTTCTGTGACCCAGATCGCGTCGGCATCGGCCGGGTCGGTGGCGATGATGTAGCTCAGGCAGCCGGGCAGGGCGCCGGTGGTCTCGCGCAGCACGTCCATGACCGCGTCGCGCTGGCCGCGCGCCGCCCGCATCTTGCCGATCAGTCCATACATTCGCTTCACCTCCCTTTAAGCGACAAGAGTACGCCGTCTTACGGCATCAACTGGCCGCCATTGACCTCGATCACCTGGCCGGTGATGTAGCCGCTCAACAGGTCTGACGACAAAAAAAGATAGGCGCCGACGCAATCTTCAGGCGTGCCGGCGCGGCCCTGCGGGATGGTGGCGACCATGGCCTTGATCTGCTCGGCGGTCGAATAGCGTTCGTGAAAGGGCGTCAGGATGGTGCCGGGCGCCACGGCGTTGACGCGGATGCCGAAGCCGATCAACTCCTTGGCCATGCCGCGCGTCACGTTGGAGACGAACGCCTTGGCCGAGCCGTAAAGGCCGGCACCGCCGCCGGCGCCATTGCGGGCGGCGATCGAGGAGGTGTTGACGATGAAGCCGCCTTGTTTCTTCAGCCACGGTATCGCCTTGCGCGAGGCGGTCAGCACGGAGCGGGCGTTGAGGTCCATCACCGCGTCATAATGCGCCTCGGTCTGCTCGGCATAGGCAACACGGCCAAGCATGCCGCCGGCATTGTTGACCAGTCCGTCGAGCCGGCCGAAATGCTGGGCACTTTCCTCGACCACGCGCTCTACGTCGGCAGGAACGGAAAAGTCGCCCTGCGTCAGATAAACCTCGCCGCCATCGTCGCGGATAGTCTTGGCAAGCCTTTCGGCGGCGTCGCGGCTTGAATTGTAATGTAGCGCTACGCGGCATTTCTGTCCGGCATAAGCGAGGGCGAGCGCCGCGCCGATACCGGTCGACGCGCCGGTGACCAGCACCGCCTTGCCGGCAAGGTCGGGAATGACAAGTGTCGTCATGTTGGCGTCGTCATGGCGGCTGGCCTCCGAAATCCTTGTCATTCGTAGGCCATTGCCGGCCCGGCGTTCAAGCCCGCATGAATTCAGGGCCTCAGATAGACATAGCCCTGGCGCTGCAGTTCCGCGAGCTTGACGACGCCGCCCTTCTCGGCGACCTGAAAGCCGCCGAGCAGATCGGCAAGCGTGATCTCCATGCCATGCATGGTGTTGCCGCAGGCCTGCGGGGCGAGCCCCTGCTGGACAAGGCCGGCAAACCGGCTGGAAATAGCGCCGGACGCGCCCTTGGTCTTGAAGGCGGCAAGCGCCGGGCCATGCACGACGAGCACGATGTCGACATTGCCGCCGGTGCCCTCATAGTGGTTCTTGATGTTGCCGAGGACGAAATTGACCTTGTCGGCATCGCTGAGGTGATAGGCGACCTTCAGCCTTTCCCCGGCCGGTGCCGCGCTCGCGCGGCGCAAGCCGAAAAGGCCCACGGCTCCGGCCAGGCCGGCACGAAAAATGTCACGGCGCAGCATCGCACCCTCCCTTCGTTCACCCGCTTGCGGAATTTTTTGCGTGGCCCGGGTTGCACTCCTAGACTAGCATATCGCAGTCCTGTCGGCGGGAGGATCACATGACATTGAGGACCTTGGCGGCGTTTGGCGCTGCTCTTTTTGCTTTTGCCGGCGTTGCGCGTGCCGAGCAGCCGCCCAATCTTCCCGAACTTAGCCCGACCGGCGCCGATGCCTGCTTCGGGCGCGTCTATGACGCGGCTCATCTCAAGGCGCATCCGCAACAGAAGGTTGCGCGCATCTTTTTCTTCTATGGCCGCGATCCGGTCAGCCGGCCGAACGAAGAGCCCGCCGCCAACCAGGATACCTCCTATAACGGCTTTCTCACCACTACGGTGCGCGGCGCCAAGAAACCGGAATGGGCGAGCGGCTGGTGCAACAAGGACGACCCCAGCGACGAGGCGAGCGGCATCCGCTGCGGCATGGAGTGCGACCGCACGCTCGCTTCGCTGAAGGTCGACGACGAGGGGAAGCTGATCCTCTCCAACGTACAGCCGGACGTGTATCTCGATGCCGGCGCCGAGGAGGATCTCGGCAAAGCCAAGTACGACGAGCAGGCACTGGGCAGCGAAGACGACAATTTCCGTCTCGATCCGATGCCGGCCGATGCCTGCAAGGCAGAGTTCGCGCGCATCGATCCGATCGACCCGGCGCTTGGCGATCCGTTGCGCGTGCGGCTGAAGCCCGACCAGCCTTTCTGCTATGGCCGCGACTATGATGATGCGCATCTGAAATCGCACCCCGATCAGGTGACGCAGTCGATCCGCGTCTTCCGCGGCTCCATCGAGCTCGCCTCCTTCGCGCAAGGCGGCGACGCCGCGAACTGGCCCGACGGCGCCGATATCGCTGTTTCGGTGACGAGCAGGCAAAAAGGCGCCAAGCTCACGCAGACCTATTCGTGCCAAGGCGAGGCCGACCAGTGGCGTTGCTCGGCAAGCTCGAAGATGAGCAATTTTTCCTGCGACATCTCGCAAAAGGAAATTTTCCTCAAGCGCGGCGCCAATGGCATGATGATGCTGGCTAACCCCAACAACGCGGTGGCGATCGTCGATCTCTGCTCGAAGGCGGCCGAAGGCAAGACGAAGTCGGACGACAAAGTCTATCGGCTGGAGCCGATGCCGCAGTCGGCCTGCGCGCCGTAACCAGTGAAGTTGAGAGGCGCCGGCTAATCTTCCAAATCGCGACGGGAAGTCGCCTTCAGGCGAACGGCACCGCGGTGGTGCCTTTCGGCAGCTTCGCCTCGTCGTCCGGCTCGACATGGATGGTGACGCGCACGGAAGGGATCTCGGCTTTCAGCGCGTCCTCGATGCGGTCGCAGATGACATGGCTGGCGCCGACCGACATATCGGCATCGACGACCAGGTGGAATTCGATGAATGTGGCGCGTCCGGCGATGCGCGTCTTCAGATCATGCACCTCGAGCGCGCCCTTCGAATTGGCCGAGATGATGTCGCGGATCTGCATGTGCTCCTGGTTGTCGACGGCACGGTCCATCAGCCCGTTCATCGACGAGCCGATGACGTGCCAGCCTTGCCACAGGATGTTCAGCGCAACAATGACGGCAAGCGCCGGATCGAGGATCTGCCAGCCGGTGAGCACGGCGCCAACGAGGCCGCCGAATACGCCGACGGAGGTCACCACGTCGGTCATGATGTGCTGGCCGTCGGCGACGAGAGCGGGCGATCTCGCGTTCCGGCCAGCGCGGATCAGCGTCCAGGCCCAGATCGCGTTGATAATCGTCGCCACGCCGTTGACGGCAAGGCCCTCCCAAGGCTGCTCGAGCGGCGC is drawn from Mesorhizobium sp. B1-1-8 and contains these coding sequences:
- a CDS encoding esterase family protein — protein: MDISYHKAQARNLGRDMEYKRYGHAGRPVVVFPTSQGRFYQFEDSGGVGALGEFIDTGRIQLFTLDGIDSESFFNRQVDPAHRIARHEAYFRYVREEALPELQSVAAKSNSGRNLKPLFCGCSMGGYHSSNFVFRFPELASGVISLSGVYSTRDFFGKALDGSLFFNSPLDYLPGIVDQKLLGRLRALRLIFCCGQGAWEERMLVETRELEQILRDKSIPAWVDYWGGDVSHDWPWWHKQLVYFFGRWLDDDLMHRLD
- a CDS encoding nuclear transport factor 2 family protein translates to MVTPDPIRRFVEATNAGDTKAFLDAFTDDAFLSDWGRDFRGRDGVARWNQSDNIGVQSNLRIVRVAQRDGVYHARVEVTGNGFNGEGDMTFALDGDRIASLVIS
- a CDS encoding SDR family NAD(P)-dependent oxidoreductase, translated to MNVIHLSGRVAVVTGGAQGIGLAVARRLLSSGASVAIWDIDEPAMKGALAQLAPIGRVEAFLCDQSQIEAVDLAAGETERALGPVDLLVNNAGIAGPAATVADYDPAAWRQIIDIDLNGVFYCCKRLVPGMVARNYGRIVNVASVAGKEGNPNAAAYSAAKAGVLALTKSLGKELAGHDIAVNALTPSPARTRILEQLTEAQVTYMLGKVPRGRFVEVEEAAAMIAFMLSDENSFTTGATFDLSGGRATY
- a CDS encoding AbrB family transcriptional regulator; translated protein: MDSSPEQPSPDQLPVERMARLRQPQQWLVLLAFSLLFAGALELAALPAALLIGPMLAAILAGTNGATVRVPRLLFGSAQAVVGCLVASSISADIFPVFYADWPLFLAVVIATVAASSLLGCLISRWRILPGTTAVWGSSPGAATAMVLMAGAFGADQRLVAFMQYLRVIFVSMTAALVAKMWVDTSGVEVPPIIWFPPIDPQAFAATVSIALFGGLAGKLVRLPSPFFLGTFIFGAVIHLGLGVPMQLPPWLLAVSYAMVGWSIGLNFTRPILRHATRALPQIIGSIVALIVFCGGLAFVLSRLAGVDPLTAYLATSPGGMDSVAIISAAARNVDISFVMALQSARFLVVLLIGPSVAKLVARNVRD
- a CDS encoding type II toxin-antitoxin system Phd/YefM family antitoxin, with the translated sequence MRIVDIHDAKIHLSHLVDQAAKGEPFIIAKAGKPLVKVVSIEQPASTQIQRIGFMAGQFSVPDDFDRMGDDEIGRLFDTNM
- a CDS encoding putative quinol monooxygenase — encoded protein: MYGLIGKMRAARGQRDAVMDVLRETTGALPGCLSYIIATDPADADAIWVTEVWTDQASHKASLQLPEVQAAIAKARPFIAGFEFQIETHPVGGFGLPETQAG
- a CDS encoding SDR family NAD(P)-dependent oxidoreductase, which gives rise to MTRISEASRHDDANMTTLVIPDLAGKAVLVTGASTGIGAALALAYAGQKCRVALHYNSSRDAAERLAKTIRDDGGEVYLTQGDFSVPADVERVVEESAQHFGRLDGLVNNAGGMLGRVAYAEQTEAHYDAVMDLNARSVLTASRKAIPWLKKQGGFIVNTSSIAARNGAGGGAGLYGSAKAFVSNVTRGMAKELIGFGIRVNAVAPGTILTPFHERYSTAEQIKAMVATIPQGRAGTPEDCVGAYLFLSSDLLSGYITGQVIEVNGGQLMP
- a CDS encoding DsrE family protein, encoding MLRRDIFRAGLAGAVGLFGLRRASAAPAGERLKVAYHLSDADKVNFVLGNIKNHYEGTGGNVDIVLVVHGPALAAFKTKGASGAISSRFAGLVQQGLAPQACGNTMHGMEITLADLLGGFQVAEKGGVVKLAELQRQGYVYLRP
- a CDS encoding cation diffusion facilitator family transporter codes for the protein MTETQDTTTAAAKAATRQKVAKLAFWSIVVASVVLALKVAAWYITGSVALYSDAAESIVNVIASVAAFWAIQVSYKPADQDHPFGHHKAEYFSAVLEGVLIVVAALLILNEVWRSWQHPAPLEQPWEGLAVNGVATIINAIWAWTLIRAGRNARSPALVADGQHIMTDVVTSVGVFGGLVGAVLTGWQILDPALAVIVALNILWQGWHVIGSSMNGLMDRAVDNQEHMQIRDIISANSKGALEVHDLKTRIAGRATFIEFHLVVDADMSVGASHVICDRIEDALKAEIPSVRVTIHVEPDDEAKLPKGTTAVPFA